A genomic segment from Deinococcus sp. HSC-46F16 encodes:
- a CDS encoding pseudouridine-5'-phosphate glycosidase has protein sequence MPTSAPLRPEVAALTDLHPEVADALAGGQAVVALESTIISHGMPYPQNVEMARGVEAVVREHGAVPATIAVLGGRLKVGLTPDELELLATDKNVQKISTRDLPVTVALGRHGATTVASTMRIASLAGIRVFATGGTGGVHRGAGETMDISADLMELARTDVCVVSAGVKSILDIGLTLEVLETQGVPAITLGSEEFPAFYSRHSGFASPLTVASEAEAARVLHAKWSLGLTGGVMLANPIPEDAEIPAGEITPHIEQALTDMAALGLTGKETTPYLLGRIVEITEGRSLAANIALVRHNAAVAARVASAYAALQS, from the coding sequence ATGCCCACCTCTGCCCCCCTCCGCCCCGAAGTCGCTGCCCTGACCGACCTCCACCCCGAGGTCGCCGACGCGCTCGCGGGCGGCCAGGCGGTCGTCGCCCTGGAAAGCACCATCATCAGCCACGGCATGCCCTACCCCCAGAATGTCGAGATGGCGCGGGGCGTGGAGGCCGTCGTGCGCGAGCACGGAGCCGTTCCCGCCACCATCGCCGTGCTGGGCGGGCGGCTCAAGGTGGGCCTCACGCCCGACGAGCTGGAGTTGCTGGCGACCGACAAGAACGTGCAGAAGATCAGCACCCGCGACCTTCCCGTCACGGTGGCGCTGGGGCGGCACGGGGCGACCACGGTGGCGTCCACCATGCGGATCGCTTCGCTGGCGGGCATCCGCGTCTTCGCCACCGGGGGCACGGGCGGCGTTCACCGGGGGGCAGGCGAGACGATGGACATCAGCGCGGACCTGATGGAACTCGCCCGCACCGACGTGTGCGTGGTCAGCGCCGGGGTCAAGAGCATCCTCGACATCGGCCTGACGCTGGAGGTCCTCGAAACCCAGGGCGTGCCCGCGATCACGCTGGGCAGCGAGGAGTTCCCCGCCTTCTACTCGCGCCACAGCGGGTTCGCCTCGCCGCTGACCGTCGCCTCGGAAGCCGAGGCCGCCCGCGTCCTGCACGCCAAGTGGTCCCTGGGCCTGACGGGCGGCGTAATGCTCGCCAACCCGATTCCCGAGGACGCCGAGATTCCTGCCGGAGAGATCACCCCCCACATCGAGCAGGCGCTCACGGATATGGCCGCCCTGGGGCTGACGGGCAAGGAGACGACCCCGTACCTGCTGGGCCGCATCGTGGAGATCACGGAGGGCCGCAGCCTCGCGGCCAACATCGCCCTGGTGCGCCACAACGCGGCGGTGGCCGCACGGGTGGCGTCGGCCTACGCGGCGTTGCAGAGCTGA
- the lpdA gene encoding dihydrolipoyl dehydrogenase yields MDAYDVMVIGGGPAGYVAAIRAAQLGFRVACVDAFERGGKASLGGTCLNVGCIPSKAMLDSSERFEMIQHDAAEHGIQVDGARVDLGKMLGRKEGVVDKLTGGIAYLFKKNKVTSFHGLGRLVRQDEGGWVVDAAGTEVVARHVIVATGSSPRELPLAPFGGHVVENSGALAFEQVPGKLGIIGAGVIGVELGSVWRRLGAQVTILEALPGFLMAADEAVSKEALKQFQKQGLEFHFGVQISAVQQDESGVTVTYTEKEQEVTARFDKLIVSIGRVPHTAGLGAEAVGLELDERGFVKVDGHYRTNLPGVYAIGDVIGGAMLAHKAEEEGVALAEMLAGQAGHVNYDVIPWVIYTSPEIAWAGLTEKQAKEKGLKVKAGQFPFSANGRALGHGDPRGFVKVVADADTDKILGVHMVGPNVSELIGETVAIMEFGGSAEDLARTVHAHPTLSEVVKEAALAADKRALHM; encoded by the coding sequence ATGGACGCATATGACGTGATGGTGATTGGCGGCGGCCCCGCCGGGTACGTGGCCGCGATCCGGGCCGCGCAGCTCGGCTTCCGGGTGGCCTGCGTGGACGCCTTCGAGCGCGGGGGCAAGGCCAGCCTCGGCGGCACCTGCCTCAACGTGGGCTGCATTCCCAGCAAGGCGATGCTGGATTCCAGCGAACGCTTCGAGATGATTCAGCACGACGCTGCCGAACACGGCATTCAGGTGGACGGCGCCCGCGTGGACCTCGGCAAGATGCTGGGCCGCAAGGAAGGCGTCGTGGACAAACTGACGGGGGGCATCGCCTACCTGTTCAAAAAGAACAAGGTGACCTCCTTCCACGGCCTGGGCCGACTGGTCCGGCAGGACGAGGGCGGCTGGGTCGTCGACGCGGCCGGAACCGAAGTCGTCGCCCGGCACGTCATCGTGGCGACCGGCAGCAGCCCCCGCGAGCTGCCGCTGGCCCCCTTCGGCGGGCATGTGGTGGAAAACAGCGGGGCGCTCGCCTTTGAGCAGGTCCCCGGCAAACTCGGCATCATCGGCGCGGGCGTGATCGGCGTGGAACTCGGCAGTGTGTGGCGCCGCCTGGGGGCACAGGTGACCATTCTGGAGGCCCTCCCCGGCTTCCTGATGGCCGCCGACGAGGCCGTGAGCAAGGAAGCCCTCAAGCAGTTCCAGAAGCAGGGGCTGGAGTTCCACTTCGGCGTGCAGATCAGCGCGGTGCAGCAGGACGAGTCCGGCGTGACCGTCACCTACACGGAAAAGGAGCAGGAGGTCACCGCCCGCTTCGACAAGCTGATCGTGTCCATCGGCCGCGTGCCCCACACGGCGGGCCTGGGGGCCGAGGCGGTCGGGCTGGAGCTCGACGAGCGCGGCTTCGTGAAGGTGGACGGGCACTACCGCACCAACCTTCCCGGCGTCTACGCCATCGGGGACGTCATCGGCGGCGCGATGCTGGCCCACAAGGCAGAAGAGGAAGGCGTGGCCCTCGCCGAGATGCTGGCGGGACAGGCCGGGCACGTGAACTACGACGTGATTCCCTGGGTGATCTACACCTCGCCCGAGATCGCCTGGGCGGGGCTGACCGAGAAGCAGGCCAAGGAGAAGGGTCTGAAGGTCAAGGCCGGGCAGTTCCCCTTCAGTGCCAACGGCCGGGCACTGGGCCACGGCGACCCGCGCGGCTTCGTGAAGGTCGTGGCCGACGCCGACACCGACAAGATTCTGGGCGTCCACATGGTCGGCCCCAACGTCTCTGAGCTGATCGGGGAAACGGTCGCCATCATGGAGTTCGGCGGCAGCGCCGAGGACCTCGCCCGCACCGTGCATGCCCACCCCACCCTCTCGGAAGTGGTCAAGGAGGCCGCACTGGCCGCCGACAAACGCGCCCTGCACATGTGA
- the moaC gene encoding cyclic pyranopterin monophosphate synthase MoaC gives MTQEAPGLTHFRDGEPRMVDVSAKVPTARSATAEGWVRLPPEARAALEAGRTPKGDPLTVARLAGLAGSKRTADLVLLCHPIPVTGAQVEVTLEPEGVRVVATVRTTAPTGVEMEALTAVTVAALNVYDMLKASSKALTIDGVRLLRKAGGKSGDYTAPDHRPDTGTGTVPPA, from the coding sequence GTGACCCAGGAGGCCCCCGGCCTCACCCACTTCCGGGACGGCGAGCCGCGCATGGTGGACGTGAGCGCCAAGGTCCCCACCGCCCGCAGCGCCACCGCCGAGGGCTGGGTGCGCCTGCCGCCCGAGGCCCGCGCGGCGCTGGAGGCGGGCCGCACCCCCAAGGGGGACCCCCTCACGGTGGCGCGGCTGGCGGGGCTGGCGGGCAGCAAACGCACCGCCGACCTCGTGCTGCTGTGCCACCCCATCCCGGTGACTGGGGCGCAGGTCGAGGTCACCCTGGAACCGGAGGGCGTGCGCGTCGTGGCGACGGTCCGCACGACGGCCCCGACCGGCGTGGAGATGGAGGCCCTGACCGCCGTGACGGTGGCGGCCCTGAACGTCTACGACATGCTCAAGGCGAGCAGCAAGGCCCTGACCATCGACGGCGTGCGGCTGCTGCGCAAGGCCGGGGGAAAGAGCGGCGACTACACGGCTCCCGACCATCGGCCGGACACGGGAACCGGGACGGTCCCACCCGCGTAA
- a CDS encoding manganese-dependent inorganic pyrophosphatase, whose translation MLPVFGHTNPDTDAVTSALVYARLLTRLGTEAQAYRLGELNFETPYVLREAGVEAPELLPDLPAGTAVALVDHNESAQSAANLTELTVTHVVDHHKLGDLTTAQPALLRFEPVGCTATILLAMHREAGLSIEPVDARLMLSAILSDTLHFRSPTTTPRDREAVAFLAPIAGVGDVEAYALAMFAAKSDLGDTPAETLLRMDYKVFPFGDASQPQRLQTWGLGVIETTNPGYVLGRQVELLEAMDHARAEGGLNGILLSVVDILREHNTTLVLSATEEKVLREAFGVETQQGRADLGNRISRKKQLVPLLEAYFAPQA comes from the coding sequence ATGTTGCCTGTGTTTGGACACACCAACCCCGATACGGACGCCGTCACTTCGGCCCTCGTCTATGCCCGGCTGCTGACCCGGCTGGGCACGGAGGCGCAGGCGTACCGTCTGGGAGAGCTGAATTTCGAGACCCCTTACGTGCTGCGGGAGGCGGGGGTAGAAGCGCCTGAGCTGCTGCCGGACCTTCCAGCGGGGACTGCCGTCGCCTTGGTCGATCACAACGAGAGTGCGCAGTCGGCCGCCAACCTGACCGAGCTGACCGTGACCCATGTGGTGGACCACCACAAGCTGGGGGACCTGACCACCGCGCAACCCGCCTTGCTGCGCTTCGAGCCGGTGGGCTGCACGGCGACCATCCTGCTGGCCATGCACCGGGAGGCGGGACTGAGCATCGAACCCGTGGACGCTCGGCTGATGCTCAGCGCCATTCTCAGCGACACGCTGCACTTCCGCAGCCCCACGACCACGCCGAGGGACCGGGAAGCGGTGGCGTTCCTGGCTCCCATCGCGGGCGTCGGGGACGTAGAGGCCTACGCCCTGGCGATGTTCGCGGCCAAGAGCGACTTGGGCGACACGCCCGCCGAGACGCTGCTGCGGATGGACTACAAGGTCTTTCCCTTTGGGGATGCCAGCCAGCCCCAGCGTCTCCAGACCTGGGGCCTCGGCGTGATCGAGACCACCAACCCCGGCTACGTGCTGGGGCGTCAGGTCGAGCTGCTGGAGGCGATGGACCACGCGAGGGCGGAAGGCGGCCTGAACGGGATCCTGCTCTCGGTGGTGGACATTCTGCGCGAACACAACACCACGCTGGTGCTCTCGGCCACCGAGGAAAAGGTGCTGCGGGAAGCGTTCGGCGTCGAAACGCAGCAGGGCCGCGCCGACCTCGGGAACCGCATCAGCCGCAAAAAGCAGCTTGTGCCCTTGCTGGAGGCTTATTTCGCTCCTCAGGCCTGA
- a CDS encoding helix-turn-helix domain-containing protein: protein MKLHERLRELRSERGLRLKDVAESAGISVPYLSDLERGRTNPSLETLQTLAGAYTITVHDLLEGVEFYGDSTEGALPKGLADLVADPTLGAQLTPDWIRTLSRIELRGKRPRDKGDWYEIYLHLKRILG, encoded by the coding sequence ATGAAACTGCATGAACGGCTCCGCGAACTGCGCAGCGAACGCGGGCTGCGGCTCAAGGACGTCGCCGAGAGCGCCGGAATCAGCGTGCCCTACCTCAGCGATCTGGAGCGGGGCCGCACCAACCCCAGCCTGGAGACCCTCCAGACGCTGGCGGGCGCGTACACCATCACGGTCCACGACCTGCTCGAAGGCGTCGAGTTCTACGGCGACTCCACCGAGGGGGCGCTGCCCAAGGGCCTGGCCGATCTGGTGGCCGACCCCACCCTGGGTGCCCAGCTCACGCCCGACTGGATCCGGACCCTGTCGCGCATCGAACTGCGCGGCAAGCGGCCCCGTGACAAGGGCGACTGGTACGAGATCTACCTGCATCTCAAGCGAATCCTGGGCTAA
- a CDS encoding DUF177 domain-containing protein yields MTDTPRIHLGTALRRDADAHAEGTLDHLTYEQGGEEQRLSFAEPAPYEIDVNPLGGGEMYLQGEFSPTLVMECARCLRDVPVPLELRLGTLLRYDPAVTLPHLEEAESGEDVLVFGDPDLDLSAYLAETALLAAPLSVLHAPDCLGLCQVCGHDLNEGPCEHSARVPVEEIDDLLGIPEGTVHAKQNPFAGLRDLKLPGDDE; encoded by the coding sequence ATGACCGACACGCCCCGCATTCACCTGGGAACCGCCCTGCGGCGCGACGCCGACGCGCACGCCGAGGGCACCCTCGACCACCTCACCTACGAGCAGGGCGGCGAGGAGCAGCGCCTCAGCTTTGCCGAACCTGCCCCCTATGAGATCGACGTCAACCCGCTGGGCGGCGGCGAGATGTACCTTCAGGGCGAGTTCTCGCCCACGCTGGTCATGGAGTGCGCCCGCTGCCTGCGCGACGTGCCCGTGCCGCTGGAGCTGCGGCTGGGGACCCTGCTGCGCTACGACCCCGCCGTCACCCTCCCCCACCTGGAAGAAGCCGAGAGCGGCGAGGACGTGCTGGTCTTCGGCGATCCCGACCTCGACCTCAGCGCCTACCTCGCGGAGACGGCGCTGCTGGCCGCCCCGCTGAGCGTGCTGCACGCCCCCGACTGCCTGGGACTGTGCCAGGTGTGCGGCCACGACCTCAATGAAGGCCCCTGCGAGCACAGCGCCCGCGTGCCCGTCGAGGAGATCGACGACCTGCTGGGCATCCCCGAAGGCACCGTCCACGCCAAGCAGAACCCCTTCGCGGGGCTGCGCGACCTGAAGCTGCCGGGGGACGACGAGTGA
- a CDS encoding polymer-forming cytoskeletal protein: MGTAERGDWLDLLRREADGELTGAERAQVAALSHDPEFGRLRASLTRAETLLRTLEPPRPAHSLAPDLASEIAWSAHLTACALPVPSRRVAAEVAREVGLSARLSAPPPPARPVAPAVASEIAWSAALRSSPVSPSLPGSLAASVTARIGADARGAAPTSPPPRPHNPAPTLLVGGLLVGLTLLGVTEAWPGLAAGADVLRGLVAGLSPLVGLGLGLLLLVSALIVWKPTPAVQRLGVGGFVLSAALTLPPLYQAAQHSGVTLGQTRTVRGPVAGNVIVVGGDVRLLPGARVDGEVVTLFGDVRRAPGAEVRGQVHALLGRAPGDATAQHTPPPTGLGLATASAFRPLLGWLGGAAWGPIFLTLTAGALGLLFVTGAAPLLARRQRHAPLRTLALGVLALAVLLGPALALALSGLLVPGLFALAAAFLLIATGLSVSAYDVGRVVACRLRLPRPDTVGSVLGLGVLALCLAVPPLALVVALVGGAWGAGTLLLTRGGADGRSLAA, encoded by the coding sequence ATGGGGACGGCAGAGCGGGGAGACTGGCTCGACCTGCTGCGCCGCGAGGCCGACGGTGAACTGACCGGGGCCGAGCGGGCGCAGGTCGCCGCGTTGTCGCACGACCCCGAGTTCGGGCGCCTGCGGGCCAGCCTGACCCGCGCCGAGACGCTGCTGCGGACGCTGGAGCCGCCCCGGCCTGCCCACTCCCTGGCCCCCGATCTGGCCTCCGAGATCGCCTGGAGTGCCCACCTGACCGCCTGTGCCCTCCCCGTGCCGTCCCGCCGGGTCGCCGCCGAGGTCGCGCGGGAGGTGGGGCTGTCGGCCCGGCTGAGCGCCCCTCCCCCACCCGCGCGGCCGGTGGCCCCGGCCGTGGCGAGCGAGATCGCCTGGAGCGCGGCGCTGCGGTCCTCCCCCGTCTCCCCTTCCCTGCCCGGCTCGCTGGCCGCCTCCGTCACGGCCCGCATCGGCGCAGACGCGCGGGGCGCCGCGCCCACCTCACCCCCACCCCGCCCCCACAACCCTGCCCCCACCCTGCTGGTGGGGGGACTGCTGGTGGGCCTGACGCTGCTGGGGGTCACCGAGGCGTGGCCCGGCCTCGCGGCGGGGGCCGACGTGCTTCGGGGGCTGGTCGCGGGGCTCTCGCCGCTGGTGGGGCTGGGGCTGGGGCTGCTGCTGCTGGTCAGCGCCCTGATCGTTTGGAAGCCCACGCCCGCTGTGCAGCGGCTGGGCGTGGGGGGGTTCGTGCTCTCGGCGGCGCTGACCCTGCCGCCTCTCTATCAGGCCGCGCAACACAGCGGGGTCACCCTGGGCCAGACCCGCACGGTGCGGGGGCCGGTCGCGGGCAACGTGATCGTGGTGGGCGGCGACGTGCGGCTGCTGCCGGGCGCCAGGGTGGACGGCGAGGTCGTCACCCTCTTCGGGGACGTGCGCCGCGCTCCTGGGGCCGAGGTGCGGGGGCAGGTCCACGCCCTGCTGGGCCGGGCGCCCGGGGACGCGACGGCGCAGCACACCCCGCCGCCCACCGGCCTGGGGCTGGCGACCGCCTCGGCCTTCCGGCCCCTGCTGGGCTGGCTGGGGGGGGCCGCCTGGGGACCCATCTTCCTGACGCTGACGGCGGGTGCCCTGGGCCTGCTGTTCGTGACGGGCGCCGCGCCCCTGCTGGCCCGGCGGCAACGGCACGCCCCGCTGCGGACCCTGGCCCTGGGCGTGCTGGCCCTCGCGGTCCTGCTTGGCCCGGCCCTCGCCCTGGCACTGAGCGGGCTGCTGGTGCCGGGGCTGTTTGCCCTCGCGGCGGCTTTCTTGCTGATCGCCACCGGCCTGAGCGTCAGCGCCTACGACGTGGGGCGCGTGGTGGCGTGCCGCCTGCGCCTGCCCCGTCCCGACACGGTGGGCAGCGTGCTGGGGCTGGGGGTGCTCGCCCTGTGCCTCGCCGTGCCGCCGCTGGCCCTGGTGGTGGCCCTCGTGGGCGGGGCCTGGGGAGCCGGAACGCTGCTGCTCACCCGGGGCGGGGCAGATGGACGAAGTCTCGCCGCCTGA
- a CDS encoding CoA ester lyase yields the protein MSVRPWRSVLYVPGDKPHAIEKARTLGADAVILDLEDAVAPEHKDTARENVAAALRTPWRVPVLVRVNGLGTPWEHADRELALRAGADGLVLPKVEDAGVVRDLHLRVPLWAMIETPRGVLHAAEIADAPGVAGLIVGANDLARALRTRPDPSRTPFLHALSAVVLAARAHGKVPLDAVYNDVRDPEGFGHECEQGRTLGFSGKTVIHPGQVEIANRAFGVSEAEVEVARGLIAAWTQARNEGRSVATYQGALVEQMHVDEAQETLALWEATGADRPLA from the coding sequence ATGAGCGTTAGGCCCTGGCGCTCGGTGTTATACGTGCCGGGCGACAAGCCCCACGCCATCGAGAAGGCCCGCACGCTGGGTGCGGACGCCGTGATTCTCGACCTGGAGGACGCCGTCGCGCCCGAGCACAAGGACACGGCCCGCGAGAACGTGGCCGCCGCGCTGCGGACGCCGTGGCGGGTGCCCGTGCTGGTGCGCGTCAACGGCCTGGGCACCCCCTGGGAACATGCCGACCGCGAACTGGCGCTGCGGGCCGGGGCGGACGGGCTGGTGCTCCCCAAGGTGGAGGACGCGGGCGTGGTGCGCGACCTGCACCTGCGCGTGCCCCTCTGGGCCATGATCGAGACGCCAAGGGGGGTGCTGCACGCCGCCGAGATCGCCGACGCCCCCGGCGTGGCGGGCCTGATCGTGGGGGCCAACGACCTCGCGCGGGCGCTGCGGACCCGGCCCGACCCTTCCCGGACGCCGTTCCTGCACGCCCTCTCGGCGGTGGTCCTCGCCGCCCGCGCCCACGGCAAGGTGCCGCTGGACGCCGTCTACAACGACGTGCGCGACCCCGAGGGCTTCGGGCACGAGTGCGAGCAGGGCCGGACGCTGGGCTTTTCCGGCAAAACGGTCATCCATCCCGGCCAGGTGGAGATCGCCAATCGGGCTTTCGGCGTGTCGGAGGCGGAGGTGGAAGTGGCGCGGGGCCTCATCGCGGCATGGACCCAGGCAAGGAATGAAGGGCGCAGCGTGGCGACCTACCAGGGGGCCTTGGTCGAACAGATGCATGTGGACGAGGCGCAGGAAACGCTGGCCTTGTGGGAGGCGACAGGAGCAGATCGGCCTCTTGCTTAA
- a CDS encoding folylpolyglutamate synthase/dihydrofolate synthase family protein has translation MSDLDWLFARQRFGMHPGLDRVQALLTRLGEPQRRFRSVLVGGTNGKGSTAASLAAMLTASGTRVGLFTSPHLTRFAERFVVGGRECSDERVGDTLRRVRPHAEAAEASFFEIVTALGCLLFAEVGVEIAVLEVGLGGRLDATNALEPDLSVITTVALDHTEILGGTLEAIAEEKAGILRPGRPAVTGVAPALWPRLEARRADLWALGREVRVEAQPRGWDGWDLRVGLPDGTLELRTPLLGKHGAHNAALAAAAAWRLGVDGSAIRAGAAGVLWPGRLEALPWQGGRVLLDGAHNPAGAHALASALRDLGASPLPLIFGAASGKDVAGVASALREAASEVILTRARLSPRALPPEELAPHFAGLPVRLADSPQDALALLPEGGDAAVCGSLYLIGEVRPLLLGEVPEARERWQ, from the coding sequence ATGAGTGATCTGGACTGGCTCTTTGCCCGGCAGCGCTTCGGGATGCATCCCGGCCTGGACCGGGTGCAGGCGCTGCTGACCCGGCTGGGTGAGCCGCAGCGGCGCTTCCGGAGCGTGCTGGTGGGCGGAACCAATGGCAAGGGCAGCACGGCGGCCTCGCTCGCCGCGATGCTGACCGCCTCGGGGACCCGCGTGGGCCTGTTCACCAGCCCCCACCTCACCCGGTTTGCGGAGCGGTTCGTCGTGGGTGGGCGCGAATGTTCCGACGAGCGGGTCGGGGACACGCTGCGCCGGGTGCGCCCCCACGCCGAGGCTGCCGAAGCCTCTTTCTTCGAGATCGTGACGGCGCTGGGCTGCCTGCTGTTTGCGGAGGTCGGGGTGGAGATCGCCGTGCTGGAGGTGGGCCTGGGCGGGCGGCTGGACGCCACCAACGCCCTGGAGCCGGACCTCAGCGTGATCACAACGGTGGCGCTCGACCACACCGAGATTCTGGGTGGGACCCTGGAAGCCATCGCGGAGGAGAAGGCGGGCATCCTCCGTCCGGGGCGCCCGGCCGTCACCGGGGTGGCCCCGGCCCTCTGGCCCCGGCTGGAGGCTCGGAGGGCGGACCTGTGGGCACTGGGCCGTGAGGTACGGGTGGAGGCCCAGCCCAGGGGGTGGGACGGCTGGGACCTGCGGGTTGGGCTGCCGGACGGGACCCTCGAGCTGCGGACGCCGCTGCTGGGCAAGCATGGTGCGCACAACGCGGCGCTCGCGGCGGCGGCAGCCTGGCGACTGGGGGTGGACGGCTCCGCCATCCGCGCCGGGGCCGCCGGAGTGCTCTGGCCGGGGCGGCTGGAGGCGCTGCCGTGGCAGGGCGGGCGGGTACTGCTGGACGGGGCGCACAACCCGGCGGGAGCACACGCCCTCGCGTCGGCGCTGCGGGACCTGGGCGCGAGCCCTCTGCCGCTGATCTTCGGGGCGGCGTCCGGTAAGGACGTGGCCGGGGTGGCCTCGGCACTGCGGGAGGCCGCCTCGGAGGTAATCCTGACCCGTGCCCGCCTGAGTCCACGGGCGCTTCCTCCAGAGGAATTGGCTCCCCACTTCGCGGGCTTGCCCGTGCGCCTGGCCGACTCGCCTCAAGACGCTCTCGCCCTGCTGCCGGAAGGGGGCGACGCCGCCGTGTGCGGCAGCCTCTACCTTATCGGGGAGGTGCGGCCCCTGCTGCTGGGCGAGGTGCCGGAGGCCCGGGAGCGCTGGCAATAG
- a CDS encoding glucose-1-phosphate thymidylyltransferase translates to MKAIIPAAGLGTRLRPLTYTRPKPVLPVAGAPIIVHALRTLLAAGISEVGIIVSDATRAEIEQTLEQAPGAHVTLIDQHEQLGLGHAVLTAREWVGGDTFCVYLGDNLFEHGVRPFIERFEAEGPAAVIALVEVADPTAFGVAELDGDRITRLVEKPKTPPSNMAVAGLYCFTPQVFGVLDGMPPSARGEYEITDAIQGLIERGERVLGQRVEGWWKDTGRPADLLDANRLLLEQITPDVQGEVEESRLTGRVIVPASARVVRSKIVGPVLLGEGVVVEDAYIGPFTSVGQGSVIRHAEVEHSVVDAEARIENVHTRLQDCLLGVRAQVRGGRTVPSTHKLTISDGSIVELA, encoded by the coding sequence ATGAAAGCGATCATTCCCGCCGCTGGCCTGGGCACCCGCCTGCGTCCCCTGACCTACACCCGCCCCAAGCCGGTGCTCCCGGTGGCGGGGGCGCCCATCATCGTGCATGCGCTGCGGACCCTGCTCGCCGCCGGAATCTCCGAGGTCGGCATCATCGTCTCGGACGCTACCCGCGCCGAGATCGAGCAGACGCTGGAGCAGGCCCCCGGCGCCCACGTCACCCTGATCGACCAGCACGAGCAACTCGGGCTGGGGCACGCCGTCCTGACCGCCCGCGAGTGGGTGGGCGGGGACACCTTCTGCGTGTACCTGGGCGACAACCTCTTCGAACACGGGGTGCGGCCCTTTATCGAGCGCTTCGAGGCCGAGGGGCCAGCGGCCGTGATCGCCCTGGTGGAAGTGGCCGATCCCACCGCCTTCGGGGTGGCCGAACTCGACGGCGACCGCATCACACGGCTGGTGGAAAAGCCCAAGACTCCGCCCAGCAACATGGCGGTGGCGGGGCTGTACTGCTTCACCCCGCAGGTGTTCGGGGTGCTGGACGGCATGCCCCCCTCAGCCCGGGGCGAGTACGAGATCACCGACGCCATCCAGGGGCTGATCGAGCGCGGCGAGCGGGTGCTGGGGCAGCGGGTGGAGGGCTGGTGGAAGGACACCGGGCGCCCCGCCGACCTGCTGGACGCCAACCGGTTGCTGCTCGAGCAGATCACGCCCGACGTGCAGGGCGAGGTCGAAGAGTCGCGCCTGACCGGTCGGGTGATCGTGCCCGCCTCCGCGCGGGTGGTCCGCAGCAAGATCGTGGGGCCGGTGCTGCTGGGCGAGGGCGTGGTCGTGGAAGACGCCTATATCGGCCCCTTCACCAGCGTGGGCCAGGGGAGCGTGATCCGCCACGCCGAGGTCGAACACAGCGTGGTGGACGCCGAAGCCCGCATCGAGAACGTCCACACCCGGCTTCAGGACTGCCTGCTCGGCGTGCGGGCACAGGTGCGCGGGGGGCGCACCGTCCCCAGCACCCACAAGCTCACCATCTCGGACGGCAGCATCGTCGAGCTGGCCTGA
- a CDS encoding carbohydrate kinase codes for MPPSLTDRERDLLALIREAPLSTPEELARRLGTSRGAVNVHVSSLIRKGALLGRGYVVAPDVAPYVVVVGGANMDIKARTLAPAVPGTSNPGTGTQAPGGVARNIAENLARLGVDTRLITAVGRDPHGDLLLRETEAAGVDVRSVLRLDGPTGTYTAVLDDRGELLIAVAAMGSMDALTPTALQERRAVLRGAAWVVADGNLSPETLTHLLSLCTEAGVPVVFEPVSEPKAARLLPALASGLTPHTVTPNVGELGALVGRAVPDTVEALRDAASELHGRGIATVWVRRGERGSLLSTPEGVTELPALSADVADVTGAGDAMLAASLAALLGGANPEEAARHGHAAAALTVESPHTVSPTLTTAAVRSRLGRPQP; via the coding sequence ATGCCCCCGTCCCTGACCGACCGCGAACGCGACCTGCTGGCCCTGATCCGCGAAGCCCCGCTGAGCACGCCCGAGGAACTGGCCCGGCGGCTGGGCACCTCGCGGGGGGCGGTGAATGTGCATGTCAGCAGCCTGATTCGCAAGGGGGCGCTGCTGGGGCGCGGGTACGTGGTGGCCCCGGACGTGGCCCCCTACGTGGTGGTGGTGGGCGGGGCGAACATGGACATCAAGGCCCGGACGCTCGCGCCCGCCGTGCCCGGCACCAGCAACCCTGGCACGGGGACCCAGGCCCCCGGCGGCGTGGCCCGTAACATCGCGGAGAACCTCGCGCGGCTGGGCGTGGACACCCGCCTGATCACGGCGGTGGGCCGCGACCCCCACGGCGACCTGCTGCTGCGCGAGACGGAAGCGGCGGGCGTGGACGTGCGCTCGGTGCTGCGCCTGGACGGCCCGACCGGCACCTACACGGCCGTGCTGGACGACCGGGGCGAACTGCTGATCGCCGTCGCCGCGATGGGGAGCATGGACGCGCTGACCCCCACTGCGTTGCAGGAGCGCCGGGCGGTATTGCGCGGAGCGGCGTGGGTCGTCGCGGACGGCAACCTGAGCCCCGAGACGCTGACGCACCTACTCTCCCTCTGCACCGAGGCGGGCGTACCGGTGGTCTTCGAGCCCGTCAGCGAGCCTAAGGCCGCGCGGCTGCTTCCGGCACTGGCGTCGGGCCTCACGCCCCACACCGTCACCCCGAATGTCGGGGAACTCGGGGCACTGGTGGGGCGGGCGGTTCCGGACACAGTGGAGGCGCTCCGGGACGCGGCGAGCGAATTGCACGGCCGGGGCATCGCCACCGTGTGGGTGCGCCGGGGCGAGCGGGGCAGCTTGCTGTCCACCCCGGAAGGCGTGACCGAACTCCCCGCCCTGTCTGCCGACGTGGCCGACGTGACGGGGGCGGGGGACGCGATGCTCGCCGCCTCCCTCGCCGCGCTGCTGGGCGGGGCCAACCCGGAAGAGGCCGCCCGGCACGGCCACGCCGCCGCCGCCCTCACCGTCGAGAGTCCGCACACTGTCTCCCCCACCCTCACGACCGCCGCCGTGCGCTCGCGCCTCGGGCGCCCGCAGCCCTAA